The nucleotide window GATGCCTTCTACCCACCAATAGCGACCGCATCGCTCCCGCGCCGCCGCAGCTTTCGCGGCCTCGCTGATGACAGCGCTCAGGATGTATGTCCCAGGATCAACGCGCTGGTGGGACCCCGATTCATCAATCCAGGCGTCAAACACACTCATGGGCGCAGACGGTAGTGGCCACGGGTGCACGAGCGCACGGACACAAACATCCATCAATCCATATACCTGTATGTATAGATGGATTGGTGTATGGTTGCGCCATGATTTGGTCACTCGTGCACACCAAGGGTGGGGTTGCTAAGACCACGACCGCGATGTTCCTAGCTGCTGCAGCGGCTAGACGAGCCGTCGTAGATGCCGATCCTCAGGGCTCGGCGACCTCTTGGGCGGAACGAGCGGCATCACTGGACATGTCGCTGCCCTTCACGGTCACTCCCGCCACAGCAGACGACCTCCGAGGACTCACCAGTACGCCCGATGAGCTCATCGTGATCGACACCCCGCCGGGCACTGCTACGGCGATCGACGCCGCGATCGACGCGGCCGATTTGGTGATCATTCCGACCGACCGCGATCGGCCGACATAGACCGCGTATGGCCGACGTT belongs to Mycolicibacterium aromaticivorans JS19b1 = JCM 16368 and includes:
- a CDS encoding AAA family ATPase, whose translation is MIWSLVHTKGGVAKTTTAMFLAAAAARRAVVDADPQGSATSWAERAASLDMSLPFTVTPATADDLRGLTSTPDELIVIDTPPGTATAIDAAIDAADLVIIPTDRDRPT